A genomic window from Treponema maltophilum ATCC 51939 includes:
- a CDS encoding DnaJ domain-containing protein has translation MDDLYTVLGVSKNASADEIKKAYRDAAFKYHPDRNPGNAAAEEKFKKLSAAYSVLGDEKKRADYDRFGSADAYAQSAYNQSAYNGGFYGTNGHGFNEDNPFGFDFWSWYEQAQKEASSQNRSSFYRYSYTEENDGQTHKKDVFAVLLRHILSFGAGLLFFRYSIILLPFGPILCLAAVVNGFVGIVRSLKILFSFDKR, from the coding sequence ATGGATGATTTATACACGGTGCTGGGCGTGAGCAAAAACGCATCGGCCGACGAAATAAAAAAAGCATATCGCGACGCGGCCTTTAAATATCATCCCGACCGCAATCCGGGGAACGCGGCGGCGGAAGAAAAATTCAAAAAACTGAGCGCCGCGTATTCCGTTTTGGGCGATGAAAAAAAGCGTGCGGATTACGATCGTTTCGGTTCGGCAGATGCATACGCGCAGTCGGCATACAATCAATCGGCGTACAACGGCGGATTTTACGGTACGAACGGCCACGGCTTTAACGAAGACAATCCTTTCGGTTTTGATTTTTGGTCGTGGTACGAGCAGGCGCAAAAAGAGGCGTCAAGTCAAAACCGAAGCTCTTTTTACCGCTATTCCTATACGGAAGAAAATGACGGTCAAACGCACAAAAAAGACGTGTTTGCCGTACTTTTGCGTCATATACTCAGCTTCGGCGCCGGACTTTTGTTTTTCCGCTATTCGATTATACTTTTGCCCTTCGGCCCGATTCTATGCCTTGCGGCCGTTGTAAACGGCTTTGTCGGCATAGTGCGTTCGCTTAAAATACTTTTTTCGTTTGACAAACGCTGA
- a CDS encoding Smr/MutS family protein, whose product MDFADILKEWEEGQKKSRPHKLSEAVRSTGQKTQSSRCADSARNESSVHRRSGENEVRVNPMDFWLRRYGVFDKDKDFERAENKRKYTSAAELKNLPVEAQIDLHGLTREEAWSRLGAFISECSSRRLKKVLIVHGKGNHSEEEPVLKNLVRSFIERDKRLGTSGHPGGVDGGSGATWVIIRANLSLLSQ is encoded by the coding sequence GTGGATTTTGCGGACATATTAAAAGAATGGGAAGAAGGACAAAAAAAGAGCCGCCCGCATAAATTGTCCGAAGCGGTTCGCAGCACGGGGCAAAAAACGCAGTCAAGCCGGTGTGCGGATTCCGCGCGGAATGAATCGTCAGTGCACCGCAGGAGCGGCGAAAACGAAGTCCGCGTAAATCCGATGGATTTTTGGCTGCGCCGCTACGGCGTTTTCGACAAAGACAAAGATTTCGAACGTGCCGAAAATAAACGGAAGTACACAAGCGCCGCCGAACTGAAAAATCTTCCGGTCGAAGCGCAGATCGATTTGCACGGTCTTACGAGAGAAGAAGCGTGGAGCCGCCTCGGAGCCTTTATAAGCGAATGCAGTTCGCGGCGTTTAAAAAAAGTGCTCATCGTGCACGGCAAGGGCAATCATTCCGAAGAAGAACCCGTTTTAAAAAACCTTGTGCGGTCTTTTATTGAACGGGATAAAAGACTCGGCACTTCCGGACATCCGGGCGGAGTTGACGGCGGCAGCGGCGCAACGTGGGTAATAATCCGCGCCAACCTCTCCCTTCTTTCTCAATAA
- a CDS encoding DJ-1 family glyoxalase III, whose product MTCVVLLAEGFEETEAIVPADILRRAGVDVRLAGVSNGSLLIPGAHGIKVMADVSCAELAGEVKNGTLPDAVFCPGGMPGSTNLAQNADVAFVLKEAQRHKRIIAAICAAPAVVLAPLGLLDGKTFTCYPGMENLTKYAPAAKPEGFAAEKVVRSGTLVTSRGPATASDLGFALAAMLTDEKTAAEVQKGMLFA is encoded by the coding sequence ATGACTTGTGTTGTTTTATTGGCTGAAGGTTTTGAAGAAACCGAAGCGATCGTTCCCGCCGATATTTTGCGCCGAGCGGGCGTCGATGTGCGTTTGGCCGGCGTTTCCAACGGTTCGCTGTTAATTCCGGGTGCGCACGGTATTAAGGTAATGGCCGACGTAAGCTGCGCCGAACTTGCCGGCGAAGTAAAAAACGGCACGCTTCCCGATGCGGTGTTTTGTCCGGGAGGAATGCCGGGCAGTACGAATTTGGCACAAAACGCCGATGTCGCCTTTGTGCTTAAAGAAGCGCAGCGTCATAAGCGCATTATCGCGGCGATATGCGCCGCTCCGGCCGTCGTGCTTGCGCCGCTGGGCTTATTGGACGGGAAAACGTTTACCTGCTATCCGGGAATGGAAAATCTTACGAAATACGCGCCGGCTGCAAAACCCGAAGGCTTTGCAGCGGAAAAAGTCGTGCGTTCCGGTACCCTCGTAACATCGCGCGGGCCGGCAACCGCTTCGGATTTGGGCTTTGCATTGGCGGCCATGCTCACGGATGAAAAAACGGCCGCCGAAGTGCAAAAAGGCATGCTTTTTGCTTAA
- a CDS encoding response regulator — protein sequence MKQVLLIDTPPLFREFFKEKLTSEKIGVETLGKRGDAFAKTVSLLPDLIIIDVSESIDDLTDFFEKKRADPNAFSIPIILTGPDPSREVLAKLPTYQVIKYFNKPIKFDIFFEFIGQTLRTPLSIDTTPSIMELHLNKNIIFIEIAQALNRDKLSLLKYKIDEMIEANKLTSPKIVLMISNLTLTFMDAVNVELLLHNVSSDSRIQRKNIKILSTDPFIRDFIDGHEEFRGIEVAEELSQVLKTLVNRESPGNIADIINEDILSTTEAANEGTVEMRFFSESGVLNTNDPNAKAQKLQAAIVDDDPITRKILEKAFSSLNSSTDMFDSGSKFLAAANQKIYDIVILDIFMPGISGFDILANLQAKRYPSPVIIYSSTAQKTSVMQALSLGAKAYLVKPMKPEAFIQKVLEVLNTRI from the coding sequence ATGAAACAGGTGTTGCTTATAGATACGCCGCCGCTGTTCCGCGAGTTCTTTAAGGAAAAGCTTACCTCGGAAAAAATCGGCGTGGAAACGCTGGGCAAAAGGGGCGACGCGTTCGCCAAAACGGTTTCGTTGCTGCCCGACCTTATCATTATAGATGTATCCGAAAGCATCGACGACCTGACCGATTTTTTTGAAAAAAAGCGCGCGGATCCGAACGCGTTTTCGATTCCGATAATACTGACCGGCCCCGATCCGTCGCGGGAGGTGCTTGCAAAACTGCCCACCTATCAGGTAATAAAATATTTTAACAAGCCGATTAAATTCGACATTTTTTTCGAGTTTATCGGGCAAACGCTGCGCACGCCCCTTTCGATAGACACGACGCCTTCCATTATGGAACTTCATTTAAATAAAAACATCATATTTATCGAAATCGCGCAAGCGCTGAACAGAGACAAACTTTCTTTGCTCAAATATAAAATCGACGAAATGATCGAAGCGAACAAACTGACTTCACCCAAAATCGTATTGATGATAAGCAATTTGACGCTGACCTTTATGGATGCCGTGAATGTGGAACTTCTTTTGCATAATGTTTCCTCCGATTCGCGCATTCAGCGTAAAAACATCAAAATATTGTCTACCGATCCTTTTATACGCGATTTTATAGACGGGCACGAAGAATTCAGAGGAATCGAAGTTGCCGAAGAATTGTCGCAGGTGCTCAAAACGCTCGTGAATCGGGAATCGCCGGGCAACATCGCCGACATAATAAACGAAGACATTTTGAGTACAACCGAGGCGGCGAACGAAGGTACGGTGGAAATGCGGTTTTTCTCCGAAAGCGGCGTTTTAAATACGAACGACCCGAACGCAAAAGCGCAAAAACTGCAAGCGGCGATAGTCGACGACGATCCGATTACACGGAAGATTCTCGAAAAAGCGTTTTCTTCTTTGAACAGCAGCACGGACATGTTCGATTCCGGCTCGAAATTCCTTGCCGCCGCAAACCAAAAAATATACGACATCGTTATTTTGGATATCTTTATGCCGGGAATTTCGGGTTTCGACATTCTTGCCAATTTGCAGGCAAAGCGCTACCCCAGCCCCGTCATCATATATTCTTCGACCGCGCAAAAAACGTCCGTTATGCAGGCGTTGAGTTTGGGTGCAAAAGCATATCTGGTAAAGCCGATGAAACCGGAGGCATTTATTCAAAAGGTTTTGGAGGTTTTGAATACCAGGATATAG
- a CDS encoding TraR/DksA family transcriptional regulator, with product MEKEFTEKMKQSLLDLKKQIIDQLMANSSDFRQIVESMEAKDVIDIASDDIDRKMLDAVGSKDVNRLKLIDSALTRIEQGKYGLCMKCGKKIPKERLKAIPYALLCIDCKTADEKRKRSE from the coding sequence ATGGAAAAAGAATTTACCGAAAAGATGAAGCAATCTCTTTTGGATTTAAAAAAACAGATTATCGACCAGCTCATGGCTAACAGCAGCGACTTTCGGCAAATCGTCGAAAGCATGGAAGCCAAGGATGTTATAGATATTGCATCCGACGATATCGACCGCAAAATGCTCGACGCCGTCGGGTCAAAAGACGTAAACCGCTTAAAGCTCATCGATTCGGCTTTGACGCGCATCGAGCAGGGCAAATACGGCTTGTGCATGAAGTGCGGCAAAAAGATTCCGAAGGAGCGCTTAAAAGCGATTCCGTATGCGCTTTTATGCATCGACTGCAAAACCGCCGACGAAAAACGCAAACGTTCGGAATAG
- a CDS encoding SH3 domain-containing protein translates to MEKSIRGTRAKRNNRLLNLLNSAPLLAGLCAACIFPLPAQSVQNESLRFVLRDSSASPNASDTSNVSNGSIPKGGVQKGEDCVFELALPGIPPSAVSVRFAALPSGTEFRGSEKRELFASGDNRQGGSAGRESGTDSGRGSAGAQRGTLFEYTVRFRETGAFSLLPARVSFGGKTVTVPFERVDVYENPYLLVPEFFFVVDGQARAGEPLTIRLTGRFFEKVESIDWEVPERGLFEKIGEKTNLPSTAENFTADTEIAQFVYTPFFEGKEKLPAVSVKARAYDGQPYTIAVADFELTVLPKKNMSAKRARQSSAALSAVNSSGTSAPAASAVSVSAASASSSEEKNKEREALARRVADLRKKERTAIFVWPVRTERKHLEREASLQNPDEPSLVWTFLCAGILVVSLIVLYALFVRRHKIGGRFVFFAVFCLALQIACVFVLIKNVPESARGAVITRSAPLRTIPEPDAKGTISLTAGMRLKVLRASGAWYLVSVSGGHSGWILKDECIIIE, encoded by the coding sequence ATGGAAAAGTCAATACGCGGAACCCGCGCAAAACGAAACAATCGATTATTGAATTTGTTGAATTCCGCGCCGCTTTTAGCCGGCCTTTGCGCCGCCTGCATATTTCCTTTGCCTGCGCAATCCGTGCAGAATGAATCTCTACGGTTTGTTTTGCGCGATTCGTCCGCCTCGCCAAACGCTTCGGATACTTCAAACGTTTCGAACGGCAGTATTCCGAAAGGCGGCGTACAAAAAGGCGAAGACTGCGTTTTTGAGCTGGCGCTTCCCGGAATTCCGCCTTCCGCCGTATCGGTGCGCTTTGCCGCCCTTCCTTCCGGAACCGAATTCCGCGGATCGGAAAAAAGGGAACTTTTTGCTTCCGGCGATAACAGGCAGGGCGGCAGCGCCGGCCGTGAAAGCGGTACGGACAGCGGACGGGGCAGCGCCGGCGCTCAGAGGGGCACTCTTTTTGAATACACCGTCCGCTTTCGCGAAACGGGTGCTTTTTCGCTTTTGCCCGCACGAGTATCGTTCGGCGGAAAAACCGTCACCGTTCCCTTTGAGCGTGTCGACGTGTACGAAAACCCTTATCTTCTTGTACCCGAATTCTTTTTTGTCGTTGACGGACAGGCGCGTGCGGGCGAGCCGCTGACAATCCGTCTTACGGGGCGTTTTTTTGAAAAAGTCGAATCGATCGATTGGGAGGTGCCTGAGCGAGGCTTGTTTGAAAAAATCGGCGAAAAAACAAACCTTCCGTCTACGGCCGAAAATTTTACCGCCGATACCGAAATTGCCCAATTCGTTTATACGCCTTTTTTTGAAGGAAAGGAAAAATTGCCGGCCGTCAGCGTCAAAGCGCGTGCATACGACGGACAGCCGTATACGATTGCCGTCGCCGATTTTGAATTGACCGTACTTCCGAAAAAAAACATGTCTGCAAAACGGGCTCGGCAAAGTTCCGCCGCGTTGTCTGCAGTGAATTCGTCCGGGACTTCCGCTCCCGCAGCGAGCGCGGTGTCTGTGTCCGCGGCGAGCGCTTCTTCGTCTGAAGAAAAAAATAAGGAGCGGGAAGCTCTTGCCCGGCGCGTGGCCGATCTTCGCAAAAAAGAACGCACTGCGATTTTTGTGTGGCCGGTGCGCACCGAACGGAAACATCTTGAACGCGAAGCCTCTTTGCAAAACCCGGATGAGCCGTCGCTTGTTTGGACGTTTTTGTGTGCCGGAATCCTCGTTGTATCGCTCATCGTTTTATACGCTCTTTTTGTGCGCCGTCATAAAATCGGCGGACGTTTTGTTTTTTTTGCCGTGTTCTGTCTTGCGCTGCAAATCGCGTGCGTCTTTGTACTTATAAAAAACGTTCCCGAATCGGCGCGCGGCGCCGTTATTACAAGGTCTGCGCCGCTTCGCACCATCCCCGAGCCGGATGCAAAGGGCACGATAAGCTTAACGGCCGGGATGCGTTTAAAAGTGCTACGCGCAAGCGGCGCTTGGTACCTCGTATCCGTGTCCGGCGGGCACAGCGGCTGGATATTAAAAGACGAATGTATTATTATTGAATAA
- a CDS encoding histidinol-phosphatase has translation MYLLTNYHTHSVFCDGQSTLEEIVAAAKAQKLSVLGFSSHMAWPFCMDCQIAPNDCASYFNAVRELAQKEAPALEILAGTEAEYISGITSPDKTLYAQFKPDFIIGSVHYIFSDIRQKHPVPEFFAVDQGADEVQNGIDRFFNGNAKKAVQTYFALERDMIRNCDFDIIGHADLVRKRNGVLRLFDENESWYRRELKETAKTIAHSGKVTEINTGGMSRAGMTSPYPSADFLSLLKSYDAPIMLNSDSHKSTTLTDHFADGLNAARSAGYKELWYLSGGKWLHREIPAAV, from the coding sequence ATGTATCTTTTAACCAACTATCACACGCACTCCGTTTTTTGCGACGGACAAAGCACGCTCGAAGAAATCGTCGCGGCGGCAAAAGCGCAAAAACTTTCGGTGCTTGGTTTTTCGTCGCACATGGCCTGGCCGTTTTGCATGGACTGCCAGATCGCCCCGAACGACTGCGCATCGTATTTTAACGCCGTGCGCGAGCTTGCACAAAAAGAAGCGCCCGCACTCGAAATTCTTGCCGGCACCGAAGCCGAATACATAAGCGGCATCACCTCTCCCGACAAAACTTTGTATGCTCAGTTTAAGCCGGACTTCATTATCGGCTCGGTGCACTATATTTTTTCCGATATACGGCAAAAACACCCTGTGCCGGAATTTTTTGCCGTCGATCAGGGAGCCGATGAAGTGCAAAACGGAATCGACCGCTTTTTTAACGGGAACGCAAAAAAGGCCGTGCAAACCTATTTTGCCCTTGAGCGCGACATGATACGCAATTGCGATTTCGATATCATCGGGCACGCCGACCTTGTCCGCAAGCGCAACGGCGTCTTACGCCTTTTTGACGAAAATGAAAGCTGGTACCGCCGCGAGCTGAAAGAAACGGCAAAAACGATTGCGCACAGCGGCAAAGTCACCGAAATAAATACCGGCGGTATGAGCCGTGCCGGCATGACAAGCCCCTACCCTTCGGCCGATTTTTTGTCGCTTTTAAAATCCTACGATGCGCCGATTATGCTCAATTCCGACAGCCACAAAAGCACAACCCTCACCGATCATTTTGCCGACGGACTGAACGCCGCGCGCAGCGCAGGCTATAAAGAACTGTGGTATTTAAGCGGCGGAAAATGGCTGCACCGGGAAATTCCTGCCGCCGTATAA
- the infA gene encoding translation initiation factor IF-1, with protein MAKEEAIEVEGIVKEALPNTMFRVELQNKHIILAHLSGKMRKHYIRIVPGDSVKVALSPYDLNRGRIIFRER; from the coding sequence GTGGCTAAGGAAGAAGCAATTGAAGTTGAAGGAATTGTAAAAGAAGCGTTGCCGAATACAATGTTCCGCGTAGAATTACAAAACAAACACATCATTCTTGCGCATTTATCGGGAAAGATGCGCAAACACTACATCCGTATCGTTCCCGGCGACAGCGTAAAAGTCGCCCTATCGCCCTATGATTTAAATCGGGGCAGAATTATTTTCCGCGAAAGATAA
- a CDS encoding response regulator, with amino-acid sequence MKDSKSDNAADSQFLANAIHEIRTPIQTIIGTLELLQQTKLDSEQTEYARQIQFGADILLSLANNILDFTKIQSGKFAIEKIAMNLIDLTEQTVDVICIEAHNRGLEIVTDIDYRMPPVIKGDPVRIQQVLLNFIKNAVKFTAHGYIRIRLSQVEEENGRQLLFEVEDSGIGIPAEKQKNLFKNFYQADLSTTRRYGGTGLGLSISKSLVAAMHGQIGMRPNPSGGSVFWFTVPAEYPAPDEAASFFNESRYFSALPDIPENVSILLVDDNRLALKSLCTKLRLFNIEHIDTASSGEEALGCMRKSASEGKPYSLVFIDMLMPKMDGWYLATEINNDTSINDTKLYLMVPEGQMGGEAKMKLLDWFNGYLYKPIKFNMLKKVLLDHFDTPLDLEVVEPSETEDGFSASGLTVLAAEDHPINQKLIQTFITQFGAKVLTAANGQEAADCIKEHPEVDLIFMDILMPIKTGLQATIEIREGGYKGLIIACTANTDADDFNLYLENGIDDILTKPFKRKSIEAIFKKWEKRLREKKAEPQQAPDPAKAFWDTSVFENKANRDKAKAAELVERCLFLNGHLVRRAYDCCSKKEFSRLRNIGSCIRSSSAELGLTFLAQTGKDLEDAALKADVDASRAILQRAETALGDFKKAAKRLQADW; translated from the coding sequence ATGAAAGATTCGAAAAGCGATAACGCGGCCGACAGTCAATTTCTTGCAAACGCGATTCACGAAATTCGCACGCCGATTCAAACCATCATCGGTACCTTGGAACTTTTACAGCAAACCAAACTGGATTCCGAACAAACCGAATACGCGCGCCAAATACAGTTCGGTGCGGACATTTTGCTGTCTTTGGCAAACAATATTTTGGACTTTACGAAAATCCAATCAGGAAAATTTGCCATAGAAAAAATAGCGATGAACCTCATCGATCTTACCGAACAAACCGTCGACGTCATCTGCATCGAAGCGCACAACCGCGGCTTGGAAATCGTTACCGATATCGATTACCGCATGCCGCCGGTTATAAAGGGAGACCCGGTGCGTATTCAGCAGGTTTTGCTGAATTTTATAAAAAATGCGGTAAAATTTACCGCGCACGGCTACATACGCATACGCTTGTCGCAAGTCGAAGAAGAAAACGGCCGGCAGCTGCTTTTTGAAGTTGAAGATTCGGGCATAGGAATTCCCGCAGAAAAACAAAAAAACTTATTTAAGAATTTTTACCAAGCCGATCTTTCGACAACGCGCAGGTACGGCGGCACCGGGTTGGGGCTTTCCATATCGAAAAGTTTGGTCGCCGCAATGCACGGACAAATCGGCATGAGGCCGAACCCTTCAGGCGGTTCCGTATTTTGGTTTACCGTTCCGGCCGAATATCCGGCGCCGGATGAAGCGGCGTCTTTTTTTAACGAAAGCCGGTATTTTTCCGCGCTGCCGGACATTCCGGAAAACGTGTCCATTTTGCTTGTTGACGACAATCGACTTGCTTTAAAAAGTTTGTGCACCAAATTGCGGCTTTTCAATATCGAACACATAGATACCGCTTCGTCGGGCGAAGAAGCGCTCGGATGCATGAGAAAATCCGCTTCGGAAGGCAAGCCGTATTCGTTGGTGTTTATCGACATGCTTATGCCGAAGATGGACGGCTGGTACCTTGCAACCGAAATCAACAACGATACGAGCATAAACGACACCAAACTGTATTTGATGGTTCCCGAAGGGCAGATGGGCGGTGAAGCGAAAATGAAGCTGCTCGATTGGTTCAACGGCTATTTATATAAACCGATCAAATTCAATATGCTCAAAAAAGTGCTGCTCGACCATTTCGATACGCCGCTCGATTTGGAAGTCGTCGAACCGTCGGAAACGGAAGACGGGTTTTCGGCTTCGGGTCTTACGGTTTTGGCGGCCGAAGATCATCCGATAAATCAAAAACTCATACAAACGTTTATAACGCAGTTCGGAGCGAAAGTGCTGACGGCGGCAAACGGACAGGAAGCGGCCGACTGCATAAAAGAACACCCCGAAGTCGATTTGATTTTTATGGATATTTTAATGCCGATAAAAACGGGGCTGCAGGCGACAATCGAAATACGCGAAGGCGGCTATAAGGGACTTATCATCGCGTGCACGGCAAATACCGACGCGGACGACTTTAACCTGTACTTGGAAAACGGCATAGACGATATTTTAACCAAACCGTTTAAGCGCAAAAGCATCGAAGCGATTTTTAAAAAATGGGAAAAACGCCTGCGCGAAAAAAAGGCCGAACCGCAACAAGCGCCGGATCCGGCAAAAGCTTTTTGGGATACTTCCGTCTTCGAGAACAAAGCGAATCGCGACAAGGCAAAGGCCGCCGAACTTGTAGAGCGCTGCCTTTTCCTAAACGGACATCTTGTGCGGCGGGCATACGATTGTTGCAGCAAAAAAGAATTTTCACGGCTGCGCAACATCGGCTCGTGCATAAGGTCAAGTTCGGCCGAGCTCGGCCTCACCTTTTTGGCTCAGACGGGAAAAGATTTGGAAGACGCCGCTTTAAAAGCCGATGTCGACGCTTCCCGCGCAATACTGCAGCGCGCGGAAACCGCCCTTGGCGATTTTAAAAAAGCGGCAAAACGGCTGCAAGCCGATTGGTAA